From a single Bradyrhizobium sediminis genomic region:
- the pqqD gene encoding pyrroloquinoline quinone biosynthesis peptide chaperone PqqD produces the protein MAGRSRNIRVSEASRPVLPRHARLKFDETRQVWVILAPERVLAPDEIAVEVLQLCDGVCSVAGMVDQLAAKYSAERAAISADVIAMLQDLADKGFLTEAREKTS, from the coding sequence ATGGCAGGCCGCAGCCGCAACATCCGTGTCAGCGAGGCGAGCCGGCCGGTATTGCCACGGCATGCCAGGCTGAAATTCGATGAGACGCGGCAGGTCTGGGTCATCCTGGCACCGGAGCGCGTGCTGGCGCCGGACGAGATCGCGGTGGAAGTGCTGCAGCTCTGCGACGGCGTTTGCAGCGTTGCCGGCATGGTCGACCAACTCGCGGCCAAATACTCCGCCGAGCGCGCCGCGATCTCGGCCGACGTCATCGCCATGCTGCAAGACCTCGCCGACAAGGGGTTCCTCACCGAAGCGCGCGAGAAGACGTCATGA
- the pqqC gene encoding pyrroloquinoline-quinone synthase PqqC, with protein MNGMTAFSLAGSAPLNSAEELEATLRRIGATRYHNLHPFHRLLHGGKLTKGQVQAWALNRYYYQSTIPIKDAVVISRFRDRGIRLEWRHRIEDHDGDVGTEGGIERWLKLTEGLGLDNAYVESTEGILPATRFAVEAYVHFVRDKSPLEAIASSLTELFAPNLHEERIAGMLAHYDFVNPDIMSYFSRRLTQAPRDANFALAYVKQHAATPAERELVCNALIFKTNVLWVQLDALYHAYVDGHIPPGAFVPNDK; from the coding sequence CTGAATGGGATGACGGCCTTTTCGCTCGCCGGCAGCGCGCCGCTGAACAGCGCCGAGGAACTCGAAGCCACGCTCCGCCGGATCGGAGCCACCCGCTATCACAACCTGCATCCGTTCCACCGGCTGCTGCACGGCGGCAAACTGACCAAGGGCCAGGTGCAGGCCTGGGCGCTGAACCGCTATTATTACCAGAGCACCATTCCCATCAAGGACGCGGTGGTGATCTCGCGCTTTCGCGACCGCGGCATCCGGCTGGAATGGAGGCACCGGATCGAGGACCATGACGGTGACGTCGGCACCGAAGGCGGCATCGAACGCTGGCTGAAGCTGACCGAGGGACTGGGACTCGACAACGCCTATGTCGAATCCACCGAAGGCATTCTTCCCGCGACGCGCTTTGCGGTAGAGGCCTATGTGCATTTCGTCCGCGACAAGAGCCCGCTGGAGGCCATCGCCTCCTCGCTGACGGAACTGTTCGCGCCGAACCTGCATGAAGAACGCATCGCAGGCATGCTGGCGCATTACGATTTCGTCAATCCTGATATCATGAGTTATTTCAGCCGGCGCCTGACACAGGCGCCGCGCGATGCCAATTTCGCGCTCGCCTACGTCAAGCAGCATGCGGCCACGCCGGCGGAACGCGAGTTGGTCTGCAATGCGCTGATCTTCAAGACCAATGTGCTATGGGTTCAGCTCGACGCGCTGTATCATGCCTATGTCGACGGTCACATACCGCCGGGCGCGTTTGTTCCGAATGACAAATAG
- the pqqB gene encoding pyrroloquinoline quinone biosynthesis protein PqqB, which produces MLRVVVLGAAAGGGVPQWNCGCRVCRRARTENPELQSTQASIAISADGEHWFLVNASPDLRQQLIATPQLHPKAGQLRHSPISGVILTNGEIDAVAGLLSMREGSPFTIYAHQKVLAILKSNSIFNVLAENNVRRQPIEPDQAFEPVLPGGAPSGIEILPFAVAGKGAWYLEGKVHPGGDDGTGDTLGLRIADKVSGKYFYFLAACADVTDDLKSRLAGAPLIFFDGTVWRDDELIAAGLGSKTGQAMGHIAMSGDSGAIEALSGLDIGRKVFLHINNSNPALLHDSAERRQAERAGWQIPADGTEITL; this is translated from the coding sequence ATGCTTCGCGTCGTCGTCCTGGGCGCCGCGGCGGGTGGTGGCGTTCCGCAGTGGAATTGCGGATGTCGGGTTTGCCGAAGAGCCCGAACCGAAAATCCCGAACTTCAAAGCACCCAGGCCTCGATTGCGATCAGCGCCGACGGCGAGCACTGGTTTCTGGTCAATGCATCGCCCGACCTGCGCCAGCAACTGATCGCGACCCCGCAGCTGCATCCCAAGGCCGGACAGCTTCGTCACAGCCCGATATCGGGCGTGATCCTGACCAACGGCGAAATCGATGCGGTCGCCGGCCTGCTGTCGATGCGGGAAGGCTCGCCGTTTACAATCTATGCCCACCAGAAGGTGCTTGCGATCCTGAAGTCCAACAGCATCTTCAACGTGCTGGCCGAGAACAACGTGCGGCGCCAGCCGATCGAACCGGACCAGGCCTTCGAACCGGTCTTGCCCGGCGGCGCGCCGTCCGGCATCGAGATCTTGCCATTCGCCGTGGCCGGCAAGGGCGCATGGTATCTGGAAGGCAAGGTTCACCCCGGCGGAGACGACGGTACGGGCGACACGCTCGGGCTTCGCATCGCCGACAAGGTTTCGGGCAAATACTTCTATTTTCTCGCCGCCTGCGCCGATGTCACCGATGACCTCAAATCCCGGCTCGCCGGGGCGCCGCTGATCTTCTTCGATGGCACGGTGTGGCGCGACGACGAGTTGATCGCGGCGGGGCTGGGCAGCAAGACCGGACAAGCCATGGGACATATTGCAATGTCAGGCGATAGCGGCGCGATCGAAGCCTTGTCCGGCCTCGATATCGGCAGGAAAGTGTTTCTGCATATCAACAACTCCAACCCGGCGCTGCTGCACGATTCCGCCGAGCGCCGGCAAGCCGAGCGCGCGGGCTGGCAGATCCCCGCCGATGGAACGGAGATTACGCTGTGA
- the pqqA gene encoding pyrroloquinoline quinone precursor peptide PqqA, translating into MAWKAPKIVEVPVGMEINMYACAVRK; encoded by the coding sequence ATGGCCTGGAAAGCCCCGAAGATCGTCGAAGTGCCGGTCGGCATGGAAATCAACATGTATGCGTGCGCCGTCCGGAAGTAA
- a CDS encoding DUF6894 family protein, with protein MPRYFFNTRIGDELIEDPEGEELRDPDRAWEMARTMIRELLKLEGAEGGLLNAILEVTDDQGEIVLEFPFTEAILDGPESAPTRH; from the coding sequence ATGCCCCGGTATTTTTTCAACACCCGTATCGGCGATGAACTGATCGAAGATCCCGAAGGTGAGGAACTGCGCGATCCCGATCGCGCCTGGGAAATGGCGCGCACCATGATCCGGGAGTTGCTCAAGCTCGAAGGCGCGGAGGGCGGCCTGCTCAATGCGATCCTCGAAGTGACCGACGACCAGGGCGAGATCGTGCTGGAGTTTCCGTTCACCGAGGCGATCCTCGACGGGCCGGAAAGCGCTCCCACCAGACACTGA